In a single window of the Pyramidobacter porci genome:
- a CDS encoding CDC48 family AAA ATPase, with protein MLKIISGNESDRGLMHARVSPADMARYALTDGGFVELEGERRSAFRVVYDASVAEGCVGLDPVGMENLGRGEGGEVRLYRCELGYAERVVLIPMAAVAADELDRGYLRARLRDLPASVGDEVRILSPYGNELRLRVAETMPGGAVMVTASTDVILERAQIGALKPKKITYADIGGLDAQLRRIREMIELPLKFPEAFVRLGVEPPKGVLLYGPPGTGKTVIARAVANESDAWFTSISGPEIIGKYYGESEERLRAVFEEAQQNAPAIIFIDEVDAIAPKREEMGGEKQVERRVVAQLLTLMDGLSSRGQVVVIAATNIPNTLDPALRRPGRFDREIAVPIPDRNGRLEILKIHTRGMPLAENVDLERLADITHGFVGADLQALAKESAMMALRRLLPSLDDAAKLKDENFLSMEITMGDFLTALREIEASAIREVFVEIPNTTWDDVGGLKDAKEKLVEAVQWPLKRGEMFRRWGVTPPRGIMIHGPSGTGKTLLVKALAHESGVNFITVKGPSLMSRYVGESERALRDVFRTARQAAPSILYFDEIDSLTPRRGNDGSSQAQTADRVISQFLAEMSGIEDMGGVVVVATTNRIDRIDPALFSAGRFELALELPMPDEAAREEILRIHLRKIPLAGLSFHDLAVRTEGMNGAEIAALCHAASMEALREQIRSGTDASPCLERRHFEAAFRAEKLRRQALERESGDKANVL; from the coding sequence ACCCCGTCGGCATGGAGAATCTCGGCCGCGGCGAAGGGGGCGAGGTGCGCCTTTATCGCTGCGAACTGGGCTATGCCGAGCGCGTCGTGCTGATCCCCATGGCGGCCGTCGCCGCCGACGAACTGGACCGAGGCTATCTCCGCGCGCGACTGCGCGACTTGCCGGCGAGCGTCGGCGACGAGGTGCGGATCCTGTCGCCGTACGGAAACGAACTGCGCCTGCGCGTGGCCGAGACGATGCCCGGCGGCGCCGTGATGGTGACCGCCTCCACCGACGTCATTCTCGAGCGGGCCCAGATCGGTGCCCTGAAACCGAAAAAGATCACCTATGCCGACATCGGCGGGCTGGACGCGCAGCTGCGCCGTATCCGCGAGATGATCGAACTGCCGCTGAAGTTCCCGGAAGCCTTTGTGCGCCTCGGCGTGGAGCCGCCGAAGGGCGTGCTCCTCTACGGCCCGCCCGGCACCGGCAAGACGGTGATTGCCCGTGCCGTGGCCAACGAAAGCGACGCCTGGTTCACGAGCATCTCCGGCCCGGAGATCATCGGCAAATATTACGGCGAGAGCGAGGAGCGCCTGCGCGCCGTTTTCGAAGAAGCTCAGCAGAACGCGCCGGCCATCATCTTCATTGACGAGGTGGACGCCATCGCCCCCAAACGGGAGGAGATGGGCGGCGAGAAACAGGTGGAGCGGCGCGTCGTGGCCCAGCTGCTGACGCTGATGGACGGGCTTTCGTCGCGCGGCCAGGTCGTGGTCATCGCCGCCACGAACATCCCCAACACGCTTGACCCGGCGCTGCGCCGTCCCGGGCGTTTCGACCGCGAGATTGCCGTGCCTATCCCCGACCGCAACGGCCGCTTGGAGATCCTGAAGATCCACACGCGCGGCATGCCTCTGGCGGAAAACGTGGATCTGGAACGTCTGGCCGACATCACGCACGGTTTCGTCGGCGCCGATCTGCAGGCCCTCGCCAAGGAATCGGCCATGATGGCGCTGCGCCGCCTGCTGCCGTCGCTCGACGACGCGGCGAAACTGAAGGACGAAAACTTTCTCTCCATGGAGATCACCATGGGCGACTTTCTCACGGCACTGCGCGAGATCGAGGCGTCGGCCATCCGCGAAGTTTTTGTGGAAATCCCGAACACGACCTGGGACGACGTGGGCGGTCTGAAAGACGCGAAGGAAAAGCTCGTCGAGGCCGTGCAGTGGCCGCTCAAACGGGGCGAGATGTTCCGCCGCTGGGGCGTGACGCCGCCGCGGGGCATCATGATCCACGGCCCCTCCGGCACGGGCAAGACGCTGCTGGTCAAGGCTCTGGCTCACGAGAGCGGCGTGAACTTCATCACCGTCAAGGGCCCGTCGCTGATGTCGCGCTACGTGGGCGAAAGCGAGCGGGCCCTGCGCGACGTGTTTCGCACGGCCCGGCAGGCGGCGCCGTCGATCCTCTATTTCGACGAGATCGACTCGTTGACGCCGCGCCGCGGCAACGACGGCAGCTCGCAGGCGCAGACGGCCGACCGCGTCATCAGCCAATTCCTGGCCGAGATGAGCGGCATCGAGGACATGGGAGGCGTGGTGGTGGTCGCGACGACGAACCGTATCGACCGCATCGATCCGGCCCTGTTCAGCGCCGGCCGTTTCGAACTGGCGCTGGAACTGCCCATGCCCGACGAAGCGGCGCGCGAGGAGATCCTGCGCATCCATCTGCGCAAGATCCCCCTTGCGGGGCTGTCGTTCCATGACCTGGCAGTGCGGACTGAAGGCATGAACGGCGCCGAGATCGCGGCGCTGTGTCACGCTGCCTCCATGGAAGCGCTGCGCGAACAGATCCGCAGCGGAACTGACGCTTCGCCCTGCCTGGAACGGCGTCATTTCGAGGCGGCTTTTCGGGCGGAAAAGCTGCGCCGTCAGGCGCTGGAGCGGGAAAGCGGCGATAAAGCGAATGTTTTGTGA
- a CDS encoding ABC transporter substrate-binding protein, with amino-acid sequence MKKVAALTALLLCCAWPSSGVPAFDPEKVTGPRIERLCLVIVANADAQVLAAENGELDILGDIARPADIDRLSADPDLEMSLARGFHAFFLLMNNTRAPWNDRIVRQAAAQSIDRNSMVRSIYSGYCEPINSWLPPVSPWASPDGTRNIFDRAAAREKLLSRGYRFNFAGKLTAPDGRPLPKITLLAPLARVTPTTAEMAERLADSLNAAGFDVEVEPLDFSAMIARLDRKDYSLAVLAWSMGRNPDSLYSFYHSSMDVAGGYNMTGTRDAALDAALTKLRFAPDKASAERASAEAQRLLGELVPSVPVYSRFSVAAVSKKWRNVLSTDRITADNMWTLVMAEPRDGTARTMTMALAEEPRSLNPFTASSAYSWQVLGMIYEGLIASNPFTLEDMPGLAEEWRVETEGEGAAAHTVLRFRLKENLRWNDGTPLTAGDLKATIDFIHKNEIPRFFDAVKDVAETEALNARELTVTMKGVSYWYLDNVAGLPWMPARIVENVKDWQNWDPLDREEKFGPRGLVGAGPFMLEEYHPGEYVMMKRNPCYLRLPKETERR; translated from the coding sequence ATGAAAAAAGTTGCGGCGCTGACGGCGCTGCTTCTGTGCTGCGCCTGGCCGTCGTCGGGCGTGCCGGCTTTCGATCCGGAAAAGGTGACCGGGCCGCGAATCGAAAGGCTGTGCTTGGTCATCGTCGCCAACGCCGATGCGCAGGTGCTGGCGGCGGAGAACGGCGAGCTCGACATCCTCGGCGACATTGCCCGCCCCGCGGACATCGATCGCCTGAGCGCCGATCCAGATCTGGAAATGTCGCTGGCGCGCGGTTTTCATGCGTTCTTTTTGCTCATGAACAACACCCGCGCTCCCTGGAACGATCGGATCGTCCGCCAGGCGGCGGCTCAGTCCATCGACCGCAACAGCATGGTGCGCAGCATTTATTCCGGCTACTGCGAGCCCATCAACAGCTGGCTGCCGCCCGTTTCGCCCTGGGCGAGCCCGGACGGCACGCGCAATATCTTCGACCGCGCCGCCGCCCGCGAGAAACTGCTTTCCCGCGGCTACCGCTTCAACTTTGCGGGAAAACTGACGGCTCCCGACGGCCGGCCGCTGCCTAAGATCACGCTGCTGGCGCCGCTGGCCCGCGTGACGCCGACCACGGCGGAAATGGCGGAGCGCCTCGCCGACTCGCTGAACGCCGCCGGCTTCGACGTGGAAGTGGAGCCGCTGGACTTTTCCGCCATGATCGCGCGCCTGGATCGCAAGGACTATTCGCTGGCGGTGCTGGCCTGGTCCATGGGGCGCAATCCCGACTCGCTTTACAGCTTTTACCACAGCTCCATGGACGTTGCCGGCGGCTACAACATGACCGGCACTCGCGACGCGGCGCTCGACGCGGCGCTGACGAAACTGCGCTTCGCGCCCGACAAGGCGTCGGCGGAACGGGCGTCGGCGGAAGCGCAGCGCCTGCTCGGCGAACTGGTGCCGTCGGTGCCCGTTTACAGCCGCTTCTCCGTGGCGGCGGTCTCGAAAAAATGGCGAAACGTGCTGTCGACGGACAGGATCACCGCCGACAACATGTGGACGCTGGTGATGGCCGAGCCGCGCGACGGGACGGCGCGCACCATGACCATGGCGCTGGCCGAGGAACCGCGCAGCCTGAATCCATTTACCGCCAGCAGCGCTTATTCGTGGCAGGTGCTTGGCATGATCTACGAGGGGCTGATCGCGTCCAATCCTTTCACGCTCGAGGACATGCCCGGTCTGGCGGAAGAGTGGCGCGTCGAGACGGAGGGCGAAGGCGCCGCCGCCCATACCGTGCTGCGCTTCAGGCTGAAGGAGAATCTGCGCTGGAATGACGGCACGCCGCTGACGGCCGGCGACTTGAAGGCGACGATCGATTTCATCCATAAAAACGAAATTCCCCGCTTCTTCGACGCCGTCAAGGATGTGGCGGAAACGGAAGCGTTGAACGCCCGCGAGCTGACGGTAACCATGAAAGGCGTGAGCTACTGGTATCTCGACAACGTCGCCGGGCTGCCCTGGATGCCGGCGCGGATCGTGGAAAACGTCAAGGACTGGCAGAACTGGGATCCCCTCGACCGCGAAGAAAAATTCGGCCCGCGCGGCCTCGTCGGCGCTGGCCCCTTCATGCTCGAGGAATACCATCCCGGCGAGTACGTGATGATGAAGCGCAATCCCTGTTATCTGCGCCTGCCGAAGGAGACGGAAAGGAGATGA
- a CDS encoding ABC transporter permease, producing the protein MRKNWLLRRVLASLAVLAAVLVLNFVLFRVMPGDAVSAIIDPNFSPQAKERLRELYGLERPLLEQFFMYLKQTLTFRFGLSFLSRKPVWDELLSRLPGTLILMSLAMFCSAALGVWLGVKAAVKRGSWLERTVLRVGAVMSSFPGFFVQLVLLMLLAHDFPIFPLRGSLSVPAPSGGWALLADRAWHLALPVLSLTLMGFGGWALYVRNLMVRALGEDYVLMARARGLTKRRVIYGHAFRTILPPLVTILLMSVPGLVSGAVITETVFSLRGVGSFLLEALSGHDYPAAGASFYLLALITVVCNLLADVVYGLVDPRVRLEGVNR; encoded by the coding sequence ATGAGAAAAAACTGGCTGTTGCGCCGCGTGCTGGCCTCGCTGGCCGTGCTGGCGGCGGTGCTGGTACTGAACTTCGTCCTTTTTCGCGTGATGCCCGGCGACGCCGTGAGCGCCATCATCGATCCGAACTTTTCGCCGCAGGCCAAGGAACGCCTGCGCGAACTCTACGGGTTGGAGCGGCCGTTGCTGGAACAGTTCTTTATGTATCTGAAGCAGACGCTGACGTTCCGTTTCGGTCTGTCGTTTCTGAGCCGAAAGCCCGTCTGGGACGAACTGCTTTCGCGTTTGCCCGGCACGCTGATCTTGATGTCGCTGGCCATGTTCTGCTCGGCGGCGCTGGGCGTTTGGCTCGGCGTGAAGGCGGCGGTGAAGCGCGGCTCATGGCTGGAACGAACGGTCTTGCGCGTCGGCGCGGTGATGTCGTCGTTTCCGGGCTTTTTTGTGCAGCTGGTGCTGCTCATGCTGCTGGCGCACGACTTTCCGATCTTTCCGCTGCGCGGCAGCCTGTCGGTCCCCGCTCCGTCGGGCGGCTGGGCGCTGTTGGCCGACCGCGCCTGGCATCTGGCGCTGCCGGTGCTGTCGCTGACGTTGATGGGCTTCGGCGGCTGGGCGCTGTACGTGCGCAATCTGATGGTTCGAGCGCTCGGCGAGGATTACGTGCTGATGGCTCGCGCCCGCGGCCTGACGAAACGCCGCGTGATTTACGGACATGCCTTCCGCACGATTCTGCCGCCGCTCGTGACGATCCTGCTGATGTCGGTGCCGGGACTCGTTTCCGGCGCGGTGATCACGGAGACGGTCTTCTCGCTGCGCGGCGTGGGATCGTTTTTGCTCGAGGCGCTTTCGGGCCATGATTATCCGGCGGCGGGCGCTTCCTTTTATTTGCTGGCGCTGATCACGGTCGTCTGCAACCTGCTGGCCGACGTTGTCTATGGACTGGTCGACCCGCGCGTGCGCCTCGAGGGGGTGAACCGATGA
- a CDS encoding ABC transporter permease, translated as MSGFFRRASLWFLVFIAAAGIVGPRLLDSPADVVGAPFARPVWWRGDLSTSKTAEFSVAGGRTALVSDGFAKDDGLRAGASGLAFDWKTQSAAVFALEGEITANPARTVTVTWRTPEKDFELVRRDGQEKYWLNLDARDMIFKQRLGLPLIGRGTERLFPQRGRCELAVGGAESFRLKLILFGRKQGLLGTDQRGRDVFALLLNGIGTSLTVGVSATLAATLLGLGFGLTAGYVGGWVDALIMRAVDILLAIPTLPILMTLAGLWGKGLWQLVLILSIFSWMGTARSVRALTLTVRESPWVEGLKALGAKKSYILRRHLVPETAPIVLANLALGVPGAILAEAGLAFLGLSDPRLVSWGRMLHEAHSFGAFAEGAWWLIVPPGLGIVSLCLIFVDMGRFLEERIDPRLGGEDHAQR; from the coding sequence ATGAGCGGCTTTTTCAGGCGCGCTTCCCTTTGGTTCCTTGTCTTCATCGCCGCGGCGGGAATCGTCGGTCCGCGGCTGCTGGACAGCCCCGCCGACGTCGTGGGGGCGCCGTTTGCCCGGCCGGTCTGGTGGCGCGGGGATCTTTCGACGTCGAAAACGGCGGAGTTCTCGGTTGCCGGCGGACGCACGGCGCTGGTAAGCGACGGCTTTGCGAAAGACGACGGCCTGCGGGCCGGCGCGTCGGGCCTGGCCTTCGACTGGAAAACGCAGTCGGCGGCGGTTTTCGCGCTGGAAGGCGAGATCACGGCGAATCCCGCTCGGACGGTGACCGTGACGTGGCGCACCCCGGAAAAGGATTTTGAGTTGGTGCGCCGTGACGGACAGGAAAAGTATTGGCTCAATCTGGACGCGCGGGATATGATCTTCAAGCAGCGCCTTGGCTTGCCGTTGATCGGGCGCGGCACGGAGCGGCTTTTCCCGCAGCGGGGACGTTGCGAATTGGCGGTCGGCGGCGCGGAGAGCTTTCGCCTCAAACTGATCCTGTTCGGCCGGAAACAGGGATTGCTGGGCACCGACCAACGCGGGCGCGACGTTTTTGCTCTGCTGCTGAACGGCATCGGCACGTCGCTGACCGTCGGCGTCAGCGCGACGCTGGCGGCGACGCTGCTGGGCCTCGGTTTCGGGCTGACGGCCGGTTACGTGGGCGGCTGGGTCGACGCTCTGATCATGCGTGCCGTGGACATCCTGCTGGCGATCCCCACGCTGCCGATTTTGATGACGCTGGCGGGCCTGTGGGGCAAAGGATTATGGCAGCTTGTGCTGATCCTGTCGATTTTCTCGTGGATGGGAACGGCCCGTTCGGTGCGCGCGCTGACGCTGACCGTCCGCGAAAGCCCGTGGGTGGAGGGATTGAAGGCGCTCGGCGCGAAAAAAAGCTATATCCTCCGGCGGCATCTGGTTCCCGAGACGGCGCCGATCGTGCTGGCCAACCTGGCTCTGGGGGTGCCGGGCGCAATCCTGGCGGAAGCGGGGCTGGCCTTTTTGGGATTGTCGGACCCGCGCCTGGTGTCGTGGGGGCGAATGCTGCACGAAGCGCACTCTTTCGGCGCCTTTGCCGAAGGCGCGTGGTGGCTGATCGTGCCGCCCGGCCTCGGTATCGTGTCGCTGTGTCTGATCTTCGTGGACATGGGGCGTTTCCTTGAAGAGCGCATCGATCCGCGGCTGGGAGGGGAAGATCATGCTCAACGTTGA
- a CDS encoding ABC transporter ATP-binding protein — MLNVEGLRVRYAGQLHEAVSGVSFDVPRGAFVGLVGESGSGKTSIVMAALGLLPAGSAATGAIDFEGQNLLTLDEESLRRLRWKKIALVPQGAQNSFTPVKTVGAHIEEVLRVHLRLRGEAAKARAAALLTEAELDAAVARRYPHELSGGQKQRAAIALALACEPSLLLADEPTTALDVVTQAGILGLLRRLRREKRLTVLLVTHDLPMAASVCSQLFVMKDGRLVERGAPQDLLTAPRHPYTLRLVRAIL, encoded by the coding sequence ATGCTCAACGTTGAAGGGCTCCGCGTTCGTTACGCCGGTCAGTTGCATGAGGCGGTTTCAGGGGTGTCGTTCGACGTGCCGCGGGGAGCTTTCGTCGGCCTTGTCGGAGAGTCGGGCAGCGGCAAGACCAGCATCGTCATGGCGGCGCTGGGGCTTCTGCCTGCGGGCAGCGCCGCGACCGGCGCCATCGACTTCGAAGGGCAAAACCTTCTGACGCTCGACGAAGAATCGCTGCGGCGCCTGCGCTGGAAAAAAATCGCGCTGGTGCCGCAGGGCGCGCAGAATTCCTTTACGCCCGTCAAAACGGTCGGAGCTCACATCGAGGAAGTCCTGCGCGTTCATCTGCGCCTGCGCGGCGAAGCGGCCAAGGCTCGCGCCGCGGCGCTGCTGACGGAAGCCGAACTGGACGCCGCCGTCGCCCGTCGTTATCCTCACGAGCTGTCCGGCGGTCAGAAACAGCGCGCCGCCATCGCCCTGGCGCTGGCCTGCGAACCGTCGCTGCTGCTGGCCGACGAGCCGACCACGGCGCTTGACGTGGTCACCCAGGCCGGCATTCTCGGATTGCTGCGCCGGCTGCGGCGGGAAAAGCGGCTGACCGTGCTTCTTGTGACCCACGATCTGCCCATGGCCGCGTCCGTCTGTTCGCAGCTTTTCGTGATGAAAGACGGCCGGCTGGTCGAGCGCGGCGCGCCGCAGGATCTGTTGACGGCGCCCCGTCATCCCTACACGCTCCGGCTCGTGCGCGCGATACTTTGA
- a CDS encoding ABC transporter ATP-binding protein → MAVEATVRVQNLFVSFRSRSGGEHRAVAGLSFAVEKGGTLAVVGESGSGKTTLLRALIGLVPPEAGSVALFGHNLQELAAADLSKIRQRCGYVPQDPYGALPPSLTALGAVMEPAVIARRGRTKEDVRARAKALLAELGLTGERVLDSRAVGLSGGQRQRVELARALILEPELLLCDEPTSMQDVSMRGDIIAVLRRHVARGMSLIFVTHDLKLAARAAERILVMQRGRLCEEGAAAEVLSHPQASYTKDLIAAIPVLPAKPLPEARLKGKRLYRDGGNDVILT, encoded by the coding sequence ATGGCTGTGGAAGCGACGGTTCGGGTGCAAAATCTTTTCGTGAGTTTTCGTTCCAGGAGCGGCGGCGAGCATCGGGCGGTCGCGGGACTTTCCTTTGCCGTGGAAAAAGGCGGGACGCTGGCCGTCGTCGGCGAATCGGGCAGCGGCAAAACCACGCTGCTGCGCGCGCTGATCGGCCTCGTGCCGCCGGAGGCGGGGTCGGTGGCGCTTTTCGGGCACAATCTGCAGGAGCTCGCCGCGGCGGATCTTTCGAAAATACGCCAGCGCTGCGGTTACGTGCCGCAGGATCCGTACGGGGCGCTGCCGCCGTCGCTGACCGCGCTGGGCGCTGTGATGGAACCGGCGGTCATCGCCCGGCGCGGCCGTACGAAAGAAGACGTTCGTGCCAGAGCCAAAGCGCTTCTGGCCGAGCTGGGGCTGACGGGCGAGCGCGTCCTCGATTCCCGTGCCGTCGGGCTTTCGGGCGGCCAGCGCCAGCGCGTCGAACTGGCTCGGGCGCTGATACTCGAGCCGGAATTGCTGCTCTGCGACGAACCGACCTCCATGCAGGACGTGTCGATGCGCGGCGATATCATCGCGGTCCTGCGCCGACACGTGGCGCGCGGCATGAGCCTGATTTTCGTCACTCACGACCTGAAACTGGCGGCCCGCGCCGCCGAGCGCATCCTCGTCATGCAGCGCGGACGCCTTTGCGAGGAGGGGGCTGCCGCCGAAGTGCTGTCCCATCCTCAGGCTTCCTACACAAAGGATCTGATCGCGGCGATCCCCGTGCTGCCGGCGAAACCGCTTCCCGAGGCGCGGCTGAAGGGAAAGCGTCTCTATCGGGATGGCGGAAATGATGTTATCTTGACATAG
- a CDS encoding DUF4428 domain-containing protein has product MALFSKEPCAFCGKEVGMMSRSKMSSKDYVCDDCRKKGNPFARVDHLTKDQVAEMFARAERDEKLLDGVELSDEYLDAGMGKVIHFRSQKDGGDIFTVSTPETQRYEHRPVFYFSSIRKWNPGEAFVERSVGAAPREAVRDYSVLITLKEKLSADKKNDGWELRIPYFDAAVPEILIKIPKEAEADKVQRFYRNICGMCEYRVSRGIRAARDKEELQVKNACKTANEALKAALKGGDVKEVLAEGLQKSIDIDQGKIKKKGFFARLFGR; this is encoded by the coding sequence ATGGCCCTGTTCAGCAAGGAACCCTGCGCGTTCTGCGGCAAAGAAGTCGGCATGATGAGCCGCAGCAAGATGAGCAGCAAGGATTACGTCTGCGACGACTGCCGCAAGAAAGGCAACCCCTTCGCGCGCGTCGACCATCTGACCAAGGATCAGGTCGCCGAGATGTTCGCGCGCGCGGAGCGCGACGAGAAGCTTCTCGACGGCGTGGAACTGAGCGACGAATATCTGGACGCCGGCATGGGGAAAGTCATCCATTTCCGCAGCCAGAAGGACGGCGGCGACATCTTCACGGTTTCCACGCCGGAAACGCAGCGCTACGAGCATCGTCCCGTGTTCTACTTCAGCAGCATCCGCAAGTGGAACCCCGGCGAAGCCTTCGTCGAGCGCAGCGTCGGCGCCGCGCCGCGCGAAGCTGTGCGCGACTACAGCGTTCTGATCACGCTCAAGGAGAAACTGTCCGCCGACAAGAAAAACGACGGCTGGGAGCTCCGCATCCCTTACTTCGACGCCGCCGTTCCCGAGATTCTCATCAAAATTCCCAAAGAAGCCGAGGCCGACAAAGTGCAGCGGTTTTACAGGAACATCTGCGGCATGTGCGAATACCGCGTGTCGCGCGGTATCCGCGCCGCCCGCGACAAAGAGGAACTGCAGGTGAAAAACGCCTGCAAGACCGCCAACGAAGCGCTGAAAGCGGCGCTCAAGGGCGGCGACGTCAAGGAAGTTCTCGCCGAAGGCCTTCAGAAGTCGATCGACATCGACCAGGGCAAGATCAAGAAAAAGGGCTTCTTCGCCAGGCTCTTTGGCCGGTGA
- a CDS encoding PTS transporter subunit IIC: protein MEQVKRFLRRKDIDISVRRYCIDALGAMAQGLFCSLLIGTIVNTLGIQFRISCLTEPIIAIRGTVYTVGGLASIMSGPAMATAIGYALHCPPLVLFSLVSVGFSANALGGAGGPLAVLFVAIVAAELGKAVSRETKVDILVTPLVTIGAGAALSAWWAPALGEAAMKIGNVVMVATTLQPFWMGIVVSVVVGLALTLPISSAAICAALGLTGLAGGAAVAGCCAQMVGFAVMSFPENRWSGLISQGLGTSMLQMGNIVKNPRIWIAPVLTSAITGPLATCLFQLEMNGAPVSSGMGTCGLVGPIGVYSGWVKEISGGARVSITAADWIGLLLIAFVLPAVICPLLNLVLRRIGWVKPGDLKLN, encoded by the coding sequence GTGGAACAGGTAAAACGATTTTTGCGCCGCAAGGATATCGATATTTCGGTCAGGCGATATTGCATCGACGCGCTGGGCGCGATGGCGCAGGGACTGTTTTGTTCGCTGCTGATCGGCACCATCGTTAACACGCTGGGCATCCAGTTTCGGATTTCATGCCTGACGGAGCCCATCATCGCCATCAGAGGAACGGTCTATACCGTGGGGGGGCTTGCTTCGATCATGAGCGGTCCGGCTATGGCCACGGCCATCGGCTATGCCCTGCATTGCCCGCCGCTCGTACTTTTTTCGCTCGTTTCGGTCGGCTTTTCCGCCAACGCGCTTGGCGGCGCCGGCGGGCCGCTGGCCGTCCTGTTTGTGGCGATCGTCGCGGCCGAGCTTGGAAAAGCTGTTTCCAGGGAAACCAAAGTTGACATTCTGGTCACGCCTCTCGTGACGATCGGAGCCGGCGCCGCTTTGTCCGCGTGGTGGGCTCCGGCGCTGGGCGAAGCCGCGATGAAAATCGGCAATGTCGTCATGGTCGCGACGACGCTTCAGCCGTTTTGGATGGGAATTGTCGTTTCCGTCGTCGTCGGCCTGGCGCTGACGCTGCCGATCTCATCGGCGGCGATCTGTGCGGCGTTGGGGCTGACGGGGCTTGCCGGCGGCGCGGCTGTCGCCGGCTGCTGCGCGCAGATGGTGGGCTTCGCCGTCATGTCCTTTCCGGAAAACCGATGGAGCGGCCTGATCTCTCAGGGGCTTGGCACTTCAATGCTGCAAATGGGCAACATCGTGAAAAATCCCCGCATATGGATTGCGCCTGTGCTGACCTCGGCGATCACCGGGCCGCTGGCGACGTGTCTTTTCCAGCTGGAAATGAACGGCGCGCCGGTATCCTCCGGCATGGGTACCTGCGGACTGGTCGGGCCGATTGGCGTTTATTCAGGCTGGGTCAAAGAGATTTCCGGCGGTGCGCGCGTTTCGATCACGGCGGCAGACTGGATCGGGCTTCTGCTGATCGCGTTCGTCCTGCCTGCGGTCATCTGTCCGCTCCTGAATCTGGTTCTGCGGAGGATCGGCTGGGTGAAGCCGGGCGATCTGAAGCTGAACTGA
- a CDS encoding alpha/beta hydrolase — protein sequence MRWRKNYIDGTFGDRTVILTTGVIDRPRKVVLLFHGVHSNASSEPGNKYARIGAALAENRIVPVLAESSRKVRNRHDYANVPLRWIYDAFDGKTYAEELEDFYNAYEATRALYPGLPLTLWGFSLGGLSALLIAGGTMTGEIAPNIEGLILCGSGDAVFPENKEIFKLPILSSLERNDRLLQAARNVNVRWARVFRGGEDATFPSDSCRRIFDALAVADKKYYEIDGSDHSFRFLRGMPSRRPLEEIYRRVPQLFAAS from the coding sequence ATGCGCTGGAGAAAGAATTACATCGACGGCACCTTCGGCGACAGGACGGTAATTCTGACCACGGGCGTCATCGACCGCCCGCGCAAAGTCGTGCTGCTCTTCCACGGCGTCCACAGCAACGCCAGTTCGGAGCCGGGAAATAAATACGCCCGCATCGGCGCCGCTTTGGCGGAAAACCGCATCGTGCCCGTCCTCGCCGAAAGCAGCCGCAAAGTGCGCAACCGCCACGACTACGCCAACGTTCCGCTGCGCTGGATCTACGACGCGTTCGACGGCAAAACTTACGCCGAAGAGCTCGAAGATTTCTACAACGCCTACGAAGCCACGCGCGCCTTGTATCCCGGCCTGCCCTTGACGCTCTGGGGCTTTTCGCTGGGAGGCTTGAGCGCGCTGCTCATCGCCGGCGGCACCATGACGGGCGAAATCGCCCCCAACATCGAAGGGCTGATCCTCTGCGGCAGCGGCGACGCGGTCTTTCCCGAGAACAAAGAAATTTTCAAGCTGCCGATCCTGAGCAGCCTCGAACGAAACGACCGCCTCCTGCAGGCTGCGCGGAACGTGAACGTCCGCTGGGCGCGCGTTTTCCGCGGCGGCGAGGACGCCACGTTCCCGAGCGATTCCTGCCGCCGGATCTTCGACGCACTGGCCGTGGCGGACAAAAAATATTACGAGATCGACGGCAGCGACCATTCCTTCCGCTTTTTGCGCGGGATGCCGTCGCGCCGCCCGCTCGAAGAAATCTACCGCCGCGTGCCGCAGCTGTTCGCCGCGTCATGA